From Nonlabens sp. Ci31, the proteins below share one genomic window:
- the proB gene encoding glutamate 5-kinase codes for MKPKRIVVKVGTNVLTNKDNRILGPVIKELVRQISVLYERDIMVVLVSSGSAIAGKEVLGDTKIKDPAIRRQVYSAVGQPRMMRHYYSIFHDYGMRCAQVLATKRDFDPGKHRENMINCYEGLLYEGVIPIANEDDAVSLTMSMFSDNDELASLVAELLDADKLIILSDTDGLYTGHPDDKDSKMINEVTSDQNVEQYVKASNKKEGEGRGGMGSKLKVAKSTAKKNIPTYIANGKRANVIVDIVDDKEVGTKFIH; via the coding sequence ATGAAACCAAAAAGAATAGTAGTAAAAGTAGGAACCAACGTATTAACTAATAAAGACAATAGGATCTTAGGACCTGTCATTAAAGAATTGGTACGTCAAATCTCCGTGTTGTACGAGCGTGACATTATGGTTGTTTTAGTATCCTCTGGATCTGCCATAGCGGGAAAAGAAGTTCTTGGAGATACTAAAATAAAAGATCCAGCCATTAGAAGACAAGTGTACTCTGCAGTAGGGCAGCCTAGAATGATGCGCCATTACTACAGTATTTTTCATGACTACGGAATGCGATGCGCACAAGTTTTAGCCACTAAACGTGATTTTGACCCTGGAAAACACAGAGAAAACATGATCAATTGCTATGAAGGTTTGCTCTATGAAGGAGTGATCCCAATTGCTAATGAAGATGATGCGGTTTCACTAACTATGTCCATGTTTTCAGATAATGATGAACTGGCTAGTTTAGTAGCAGAATTATTAGACGCAGATAAGTTGATTATCTTATCTGATACCGATGGACTGTATACAGGACATCCAGATGATAAGGATTCCAAAATGATCAACGAAGTAACCTCTGACCAAAACGTAGAACAATATGTAAAAGCTTCTAATAAGAAAGAAGGCGAAGGTAGAGGCGGTATGGGATCTAAATTAAAGGTTGCTAAAAGTACGGCCAAAAAAAATATCCCTACTTACATTGCTAACGGTAAACGTGCTAATGTTATTGTCGATATCGTTGACGATAAAGAAGTAGGAACAAAATTTATACACTAA
- a CDS encoding glutamate-5-semialdehyde dehydrogenase, which yields MKLLSSEIKNQVLNSMTTIIDRERKAILEANKTDLEAFNREDQALYDRLVVNDAKIDGMIQAIKEVQAQEDPVGKEISDLTLDSGLKITNKTAPFGTIMIIYESRPDVTIEAAVLAFKANNKILLKGGKEALNSNIILEKCWHEALEENGLSKDWIKLLHLKREETQEFLKNPTEKLDLIVPRGGERLIKFVKDNATCAVLISGRGNNFLYVAKDADWEKTIKVIVNAKTDKISGCNALDKVLIDKNIPNYQDKVRELQTVLTNLKVELVVDQHIGEILPNENVISDHGVWYEEFLAMKLLIAEVDNATTAIDMINKFSGGHSAVILTEDKEAAKVFMEQVDNAAVYHNASTRFTDGGQMGVGAELAISTDKLHHRGPLGLKQLVTNKYYIFGDGHVRE from the coding sequence ATGAAATTATTAAGCTCAGAAATAAAAAATCAAGTTCTCAACTCAATGACTACCATTATTGATAGAGAACGTAAAGCTATTCTAGAGGCTAATAAAACTGACTTAGAAGCTTTTAATAGAGAAGATCAAGCTCTTTATGACAGACTTGTGGTGAATGATGCCAAAATTGACGGTATGATCCAAGCCATTAAAGAAGTTCAGGCTCAAGAGGATCCTGTAGGAAAAGAAATATCTGATTTAACTTTAGATAGCGGATTGAAAATTACCAACAAAACCGCTCCATTTGGAACGATCATGATTATATATGAATCCAGGCCAGATGTAACTATAGAAGCCGCTGTACTGGCTTTTAAAGCCAATAATAAGATTTTATTAAAAGGTGGAAAAGAAGCATTAAATAGCAACATCATTCTAGAAAAATGCTGGCACGAAGCTTTAGAGGAAAATGGACTTTCCAAAGATTGGATCAAATTACTCCATTTAAAACGTGAAGAAACTCAAGAGTTCTTAAAAAATCCAACAGAAAAATTAGATCTTATTGTCCCTAGAGGTGGGGAACGTTTGATCAAATTTGTCAAGGATAATGCCACCTGTGCTGTACTCATCAGTGGTCGCGGCAATAACTTTCTATATGTCGCAAAAGATGCTGATTGGGAAAAAACAATTAAAGTGATTGTGAATGCAAAAACGGATAAAATCTCAGGATGTAATGCGTTAGATAAAGTCTTAATAGATAAAAACATTCCAAACTATCAAGACAAGGTGCGAGAACTACAGACTGTTTTGACAAACTTAAAAGTGGAGTTGGTAGTTGATCAACATATTGGGGAAATTCTTCCTAATGAAAACGTCATATCCGATCATGGTGTATGGTATGAAGAGTTTTTGGCCATGAAGCTATTAATTGCCGAGGTTGATAACGCTACTACCGCTATTGATATGATTAATAAATTTTCAGGGGGCCATTCAGCTGTGATACTTACAGAAGATAAAGAAGCAGCTAAAGTCTTTATGGAACAAGTAGATAATGCCGCAGTCTACCATAATGCCTCCACAAGATTTACTGACGGTGGTCAAATGGGTGTTGGTGCAGAGTTAGCGATCAGTACCGATAAATTGCATCATAGAGGCCCATTAGGCTTAAAGCAATTGGTGACAAATAAATATTATATTTTTGGTGATGGTCATGTAAGGGAATAG
- a CDS encoding MFS transporter, translated as MKSLQLILSNLKYFAPSWVFSSVNILIGTWILYLPHIKMKFELNDSQIGLALFFTACGLLISIPFVPYINNKIGTGRSTQVGILFLALFFNLPLIAPNYYLLCSSLLFTGIFSGFTGTSMNALVSIIEKRDQQNFMSAAHGFFSLGGFIGAGIGSFLIVQFSNPSYHMLLMSSFIIISTLVLSPSYKNIVELEEDKSSESTNIFKNVKPVLGLSIIAFIIMFNEGAVEHWSNLFLFDIVRVSESQAGFGFVIFSLTMTIGRFLGDGVSKKIGSIKAISFGLIIAAIAYSLILVSNFYTSILGFGVLGLGISVIIPEVFRLAGKTKHMNTSVAISVVSGIGFTGFLVGPVLLGLISHWSNLMMSYVFLLLLIATAFVLVVFRLSRKYSHR; from the coding sequence ATGAAATCCCTACAACTCATTCTTTCCAACTTAAAATATTTTGCACCTTCCTGGGTGTTTTCATCAGTTAATATTTTGATAGGAACATGGATACTTTATTTGCCACATATTAAAATGAAATTTGAATTGAACGATTCACAAATTGGTTTGGCTCTATTTTTCACGGCCTGTGGTTTATTAATTTCCATCCCTTTTGTGCCTTATATAAATAACAAAATAGGTACGGGTCGTTCTACTCAAGTAGGTATTCTATTTTTGGCTTTATTTTTTAATTTACCATTAATAGCTCCTAATTATTATTTACTGTGTAGTAGTTTATTGTTCACTGGTATTTTTTCTGGCTTTACAGGTACGTCAATGAACGCTTTGGTTTCCATAATAGAAAAAAGAGATCAGCAAAACTTTATGTCTGCAGCCCATGGCTTTTTTAGTTTAGGTGGCTTTATTGGAGCAGGAATAGGTAGTTTTCTAATCGTCCAGTTTTCAAATCCAAGTTACCATATGTTATTGATGTCTTCCTTTATCATCATATCCACCTTAGTATTATCTCCTAGTTATAAAAACATCGTAGAACTAGAAGAAGATAAGAGCAGTGAAAGCACCAATATATTTAAAAACGTAAAGCCAGTATTAGGATTGTCTATAATAGCTTTTATAATCATGTTTAATGAGGGAGCTGTAGAGCATTGGAGCAATTTATTTTTATTTGATATTGTCCGTGTTTCAGAAAGTCAGGCAGGTTTTGGTTTTGTAATTTTTTCTCTTACCATGACTATTGGCAGGTTTTTAGGAGATGGTGTCAGTAAAAAAATAGGTTCCATCAAGGCGATAAGTTTTGGTTTGATCATCGCAGCGATTGCTTACTCTTTAATATTGGTTTCCAATTTTTACACTTCTATTCTAGGCTTTGGGGTATTAGGTTTGGGGATTTCTGTCATCATCCCTGAAGTTTTCAGGTTAGCAGGTAAAACAAAACATATGAATACGTCTGTTGCTATTTCAGTTGTTTCTGGAATAGGTTTTACGGGGTTTCTTGTCGGTCCTGTTTTATTGGGTTTGATCTCTCATTGGAGTAATTTAATGATGAGCTATGTATTTCTATTGCTATTGATCGCAACAGCTTTCGTTTTGGTTGTATTTCGCTTAAGCCGAAAGTATAGCCACAGATAA
- a CDS encoding DUF2309 domain-containing protein, which yields MIEADILNNIEKAAKVIGKTWPLYSFVTSNPLSGYENSHFTEAVWTAKHYLKASVFPKAALFQQALHTGEIDREVLGHLLKENKFTETPEFYLSQMENENLEELNVHHDLDRMMAKWLAAFMDEGIAEWQMPGKEEGFYNAWRKLAKYDKDFKIKRSSDIPKSSKEALMEVLKEYPAAQHQEIFTQHLAALPGWTGYINYRTEAASGWQKEFPISLEQYLAVRLWIANNQKISLVQKTNLTASKKDAQLKYIWLKAWEQSWQHQMLETINNAPKSEAVTTVPDAQLVFCIDTRSELIRRHVEAQGDYETFGYAGFFGIAMDYTNLEDDITRKSCPPILGSAYQVTETAAAGQKENMAAFKKKNEVSKFKEYFLKRMKNMLPSTFGFVEGAGLFYGFSLLGRTLSSGFLYRFKNKKNTSFEHLAEPQINCTSATQENEGIPLEDKVGIVKSAFDLTGWTQFAPLVVFAGHGSHTANNPFASSLDCGACAASPGRHNARMLAQLANLKEVRAVLSTKYQLVIPDETVFIGAEHNTTTDEIEIFDAAVPASHQEKLNQLKEGLKKAQQTATKDRLGVEDAVATAERKANDWGETRPEWGLAKNAGFIVAPRALTKNTNLNSRCFLHSYDWEQDLTGQALEGIMQGPMVVTQWINNHYYFATVDNKTFGGGSKITHNVTGKFGVVQGNGGDLKMGLPLQSVSETDSKMYHQPLRLSVLINAPLPIIIDILSRNEHLQSLLDQEWIYLMVMDPRDDNRIKIYQKGMQWKLSSDNTSGHNKVKKKHTAVLETI from the coding sequence ATGATAGAAGCAGACATTTTAAATAATATAGAGAAAGCGGCAAAAGTAATTGGTAAGACTTGGCCATTGTACTCTTTTGTAACTTCTAATCCGCTTTCTGGATATGAAAACTCCCACTTTACTGAAGCGGTATGGACAGCAAAGCATTATCTAAAGGCAAGTGTTTTTCCTAAAGCAGCACTTTTTCAACAAGCCTTGCACACTGGAGAAATAGATAGAGAGGTACTCGGTCATTTATTAAAAGAAAATAAATTTACCGAAACTCCAGAATTCTATTTAAGTCAAATGGAAAATGAAAACTTAGAGGAGCTGAATGTACATCATGACTTAGATCGAATGATGGCCAAATGGTTAGCAGCTTTTATGGATGAAGGAATAGCCGAGTGGCAAATGCCTGGAAAAGAAGAGGGCTTTTACAACGCCTGGCGAAAACTAGCAAAATACGATAAAGACTTTAAGATCAAACGCAGTTCTGACATTCCTAAATCAAGTAAAGAGGCTTTGATGGAAGTTTTAAAGGAATATCCCGCAGCTCAGCATCAAGAGATCTTTACGCAACATCTAGCAGCTTTACCAGGATGGACGGGTTATATCAATTATAGGACAGAAGCAGCTTCGGGCTGGCAAAAAGAATTCCCAATAAGTTTGGAGCAGTATTTAGCAGTTCGATTATGGATCGCTAACAACCAAAAAATCTCTTTGGTTCAAAAAACAAATTTGACTGCTTCAAAAAAAGACGCTCAACTCAAATATATATGGTTGAAAGCCTGGGAGCAAAGCTGGCAACACCAAATGCTTGAAACTATAAATAATGCACCTAAATCAGAAGCGGTAACTACAGTGCCAGATGCGCAATTGGTATTTTGTATTGATACCAGGTCTGAACTTATAAGAAGGCATGTAGAAGCCCAAGGGGATTATGAAACTTTTGGTTATGCAGGCTTTTTCGGAATTGCTATGGATTATACAAATCTAGAGGATGACATCACCAGAAAATCTTGTCCTCCGATTTTAGGTTCTGCCTATCAGGTTACAGAAACAGCAGCGGCAGGTCAGAAGGAAAATATGGCGGCCTTTAAAAAGAAAAATGAGGTTTCAAAATTTAAAGAATATTTCTTGAAACGAATGAAAAATATGTTGCCATCGACCTTTGGTTTTGTGGAAGGTGCTGGTTTATTCTACGGGTTTTCATTGTTAGGGCGCACCCTATCTTCTGGCTTCCTGTATAGATTTAAGAATAAAAAGAACACTTCTTTTGAACACCTAGCAGAACCACAAATAAATTGTACGAGCGCAACTCAAGAAAATGAAGGGATTCCATTAGAAGATAAAGTAGGAATTGTAAAATCGGCTTTTGATTTAACAGGGTGGACCCAATTTGCACCCTTAGTAGTTTTTGCCGGTCATGGAAGTCATACGGCAAATAATCCTTTTGCATCAAGTTTGGATTGTGGCGCATGTGCTGCAAGTCCAGGAAGGCATAATGCGCGTATGTTAGCTCAACTGGCCAATTTGAAAGAAGTAAGAGCTGTTTTATCTACCAAGTATCAATTGGTCATTCCTGATGAAACTGTATTTATAGGAGCAGAGCACAATACAACAACAGACGAAATAGAGATTTTTGATGCAGCCGTTCCAGCTTCTCATCAAGAAAAACTAAACCAGTTAAAAGAAGGTTTAAAGAAAGCACAACAAACCGCCACAAAAGATAGGTTAGGAGTGGAAGATGCTGTGGCAACAGCAGAGCGAAAAGCAAATGATTGGGGCGAAACAAGACCAGAATGGGGACTTGCAAAAAACGCTGGATTTATAGTTGCGCCAAGAGCTTTAACAAAGAATACCAACCTGAATAGCAGGTGTTTTTTACACTCTTATGATTGGGAGCAAGACCTAACTGGACAGGCTTTAGAAGGTATTATGCAGGGGCCGATGGTGGTTACTCAATGGATTAATAACCATTATTACTTTGCGACTGTAGATAATAAAACATTCGGCGGGGGTTCTAAAATAACCCATAATGTTACTGGAAAATTTGGTGTGGTACAAGGCAATGGAGGTGATTTAAAAATGGGCTTACCATTACAGTCGGTAAGTGAAACCGATTCAAAAATGTACCATCAGCCACTTCGCTTGTCGGTGCTTATTAACGCACCATTACCCATAATCATAGATATTTTATCTAGAAATGAACATCTCCAATCCTTATTAGACCAAGAGTGGATTTATTTAATGGTTATGGACCCTAGAGATGATAACCGTATCAAAATCTATCAAAAAGGAATGCAATGGAAATTGTCTTCAGATAATACATCAGGCCACAACAAAGTGAAAAAGAAACATACAGCAGTTTTAGAAACTATTTAG
- a CDS encoding proton-conducting transporter membrane subunit: protein MAFKGNLRTGFAHANEKNPEENSSPTLSRTLSVLLWVSFVLNILTLSFFYPNIPEVAIGDLFKINGFTILIWSTVTFFSALISTYSTNYLKGFRYQNRFMILCFGFTLAVMLFVISNHILFVIGSWLFMGFLMSQLIGVDKDWGEAREASKFTQRYFLSGTFFLAVGLLLLAFQLDTFLVSEFISQIDTAPYYILFIAALCIITAAIIQSAIYPFHRWLLSAMTSPTPASALMHAGFVNGSGILLAIFASLIFASNTQDVLLIIGGLTAIIAQFTKLIQVNVKQKLACSTIAQMGFMIMQCGLGFYNAAVVHLILHGFYKAYLFLSSGEEIQHAAPKSTEQIRIKPLQALLVLIYGILAAILFSLITGKGTALDSGIFLILIVAITVGQVTYNIVKEKSLSTGQKLIVPPVIFLLGIGAYGLMYNVVTVLMGSMPNVAEALPLSALQIIFGMVFLIGFFIMKLGIYRQIPWLYVKLMNVSQPYKKTVLMYKSNS from the coding sequence ATGGCTTTTAAAGGAAATTTACGTACTGGTTTTGCTCACGCAAATGAAAAAAATCCAGAGGAGAACTCTTCTCCAACTCTTTCACGAACATTAAGTGTTTTATTATGGGTGTCATTTGTTTTAAACATTTTGACACTTTCTTTTTTTTACCCAAATATCCCAGAAGTAGCTATTGGGGACTTATTTAAAATAAATGGATTTACCATTTTGATCTGGTCTACCGTAACATTTTTCAGTGCCTTGATCAGCACCTATTCTACTAATTACTTGAAAGGCTTTAGGTATCAAAACAGGTTTATGATACTGTGTTTTGGGTTTACACTTGCAGTAATGCTCTTTGTCATTTCGAACCATATTCTTTTTGTAATAGGCAGCTGGTTGTTCATGGGATTTTTAATGTCTCAATTGATAGGGGTTGATAAAGATTGGGGAGAAGCTAGAGAAGCCTCCAAATTTACACAGCGTTATTTTTTATCAGGGACTTTTTTCTTAGCAGTGGGCTTGTTATTACTCGCCTTTCAATTGGACACTTTTTTGGTAAGTGAATTTATTTCTCAAATAGATACAGCGCCTTATTATATCTTATTCATTGCAGCACTTTGTATCATTACCGCTGCAATTATACAATCGGCCATATATCCTTTTCACCGTTGGTTGCTCTCGGCTATGACATCGCCTACACCGGCATCTGCATTAATGCATGCAGGTTTTGTAAATGGGTCTGGAATATTACTGGCTATTTTTGCATCGCTCATCTTTGCTTCCAATACACAAGATGTATTGCTCATAATAGGAGGTTTAACGGCAATAATAGCACAGTTTACAAAGCTTATTCAAGTAAATGTAAAACAGAAACTAGCTTGTTCTACTATTGCCCAAATGGGTTTTATGATCATGCAATGCGGGTTAGGTTTTTATAATGCAGCAGTAGTTCACTTGATACTTCACGGCTTTTACAAAGCATATTTATTTTTATCCTCAGGAGAAGAAATACAACATGCTGCTCCCAAAAGTACCGAGCAAATTCGTATCAAGCCATTACAGGCTTTACTTGTTTTAATTTATGGTATACTAGCGGCTATTCTCTTTTCTTTGATTACAGGTAAAGGAACAGCCTTAGACAGTGGTATCTTTTTAATCCTCATAGTAGCAATTACGGTAGGACAAGTAACCTATAATATAGTAAAAGAAAAGAGTCTATCCACAGGGCAAAAATTAATCGTGCCGCCTGTTATTTTCTTACTGGGTATAGGAGCTTATGGATTGATGTACAATGTGGTTACTGTCCTTATGGGATCTATGCCTAACGTAGCTGAGGCATTGCCACTTTCTGCACTTCAAATCATTTTTGGGATGGTCTTTTTAATAGGATTCTTTATTATGAAACTCGGTATTTATAGACAAATACCTTGGTTGTATGTGAAGCTTATGAACGTATCCCAACCTTATAAAAAAACAGTATTAATGTATAAATCTAACTCGTAA
- a CDS encoding sensor histidine kinase produces the protein MTLDYPSILFFLALNNLFIITLFAYQYFYHHKKWFLLIFALGIMFQTIVIFIYSIKDSLPLLYVVRFNNFITILSFALTSFALVSFDGKVRKKLIWTFCIIGLLFYCSILFVEENQIALSVIRIISCSVFYGIGSFYLYHNKNKYKFSLLLCGVLFIYSIFQLVRAFRISQIKHSYDFMEGSIINDWFLIITVFVIIASSIGFIMLLNEIDQKTIREKNIKIKKDQLQLEELNLTKNKLFSIISHDLRSPFNSIIGLTDLLKYSTENKDLEESESLATMINTTAKSTLVLLDNLLNWTKSQTGQMSFTPTSLGLQPIVLEVFETLHTNAEAKSISLNYDSSIQTNVYADENMLKTILRNLIANSIKFTYTNGKIDVCAIQKPDLIEINISDNGMGVQEDIRDQLFQNSATTTTLGTANEIGSGLGLLICKEFVDKHNGEIWVESELGKGSVFKFNLPLLKSS, from the coding sequence ATGACCTTAGATTACCCTTCTATATTGTTTTTTTTGGCTCTAAATAATTTATTTATCATCACCTTATTTGCCTATCAATATTTTTACCATCACAAAAAGTGGTTTTTATTGATATTTGCCTTAGGCATCATGTTTCAAACCATTGTGATTTTTATCTACAGTATTAAAGATAGTCTGCCTCTATTGTATGTAGTTCGTTTCAATAATTTTATTACGATTTTAAGTTTTGCATTGACATCCTTTGCACTGGTCTCCTTTGATGGTAAAGTTCGAAAAAAACTGATCTGGACCTTCTGTATTATAGGGTTACTATTTTACTGCTCTATTTTGTTTGTTGAAGAAAACCAAATAGCACTGAGTGTGATACGCATCATTTCCTGTTCTGTTTTTTATGGAATCGGTTCCTTTTATCTTTATCATAATAAAAATAAGTACAAATTCTCCCTGCTTTTATGTGGTGTGCTTTTCATCTATTCCATTTTTCAGCTGGTTCGTGCTTTTCGAATATCCCAAATAAAACACTCCTATGATTTTATGGAGGGTTCGATAATCAATGATTGGTTTCTTATCATTACCGTATTTGTCATTATTGCCAGCAGTATAGGATTTATAATGCTTTTAAATGAAATAGATCAAAAAACAATACGTGAAAAAAATATAAAGATCAAAAAGGATCAACTTCAACTTGAAGAACTGAATCTAACCAAGAACAAGTTGTTTTCCATTATATCACATGATTTAAGAAGTCCCTTTAATAGCATTATAGGACTCACAGACTTATTAAAGTACAGCACAGAAAATAAGGATCTAGAAGAATCTGAAAGCCTGGCAACCATGATAAATACCACAGCAAAAAGCACACTTGTTTTGCTTGATAATCTATTAAACTGGACAAAATCACAAACAGGTCAAATGAGTTTTACCCCGACTTCATTAGGTTTACAACCTATAGTTTTGGAGGTATTTGAAACACTGCATACTAATGCCGAGGCTAAAAGCATATCATTAAATTATGATAGCTCTATTCAAACCAATGTGTATGCTGATGAAAACATGTTGAAAACAATTTTACGCAACTTGATCGCTAACAGCATAAAATTTACCTATACCAATGGTAAGATTGATGTATGCGCCATTCAAAAACCAGACTTAATTGAAATTAATATTTCAGATAATGGAATGGGGGTGCAGGAAGACATTCGAGATCAATTGTTTCAAAATAGCGCCACGACGACTACTCTAGGAACAGCAAATGAAATAGGATCTGGTTTAGGTTTATTGATTTGTAAGGAGTTTGTGGATAAACACAATGGGGAAATTTGGGTGGAAAGTGAACTAGGAAAAGGAAGTGTGTTTAAATTTAACCTTCCTTTGCTAAAATCTTCCTAA